A region of Anguilla anguilla isolate fAngAng1 chromosome 18, fAngAng1.pri, whole genome shotgun sequence DNA encodes the following proteins:
- the LOC118218423 gene encoding gamma-synuclein-like isoform X2, which yields MDVLKKGFSMAKEGVVAAAEKTKEGLEEAAAKTKEGVMYVGTKTKEGVVSGVNTVSQRTTDQANIVAEAAVSSANDLSQKTVEGVENVALSTGLVNPGELSHPEGTVEQAGDAGQ from the exons ATGGACGTCCTGAAGAAAGGCTTTTCCATGGCCAAGGAAGGGGTGGTGGCGGCAGCGGAGAAGACCAAGGAGGGTCTGGAGGAGGCGGCCGCCAAAACCAAGGAGGGGGTCATGTACGTGG GTACAAAGACAAAGGAGGGAGTGGTGTCAGGTGTAAATACAG TGTCCCAGAGAACGACCGACCAGGCTAACATAGTGGCCGAAGCTGCTGTCTCCAGCGCCAACGACCTGTCCCAGAAAAcagtggagggggtggagaatGTGGCACTGTCTACCGGCCTGGTCAACCCG GGGGAGCTGTCCCACCCTGAGGGGACCGTGGAGCAGGCCGGAGACGCGGGACAGTAG
- the LOC118218423 gene encoding synuclein-like isoform X1, with translation MDVLKKGFSMAKEGVVAAAEKTKEGLEEAAAKTKEGVMYVGTKTKEGVVSGVNTVSQRTTDQANIVAEAAVSSANDLSQKTVEGVENVALSTGLVNPDEPGTKGELSHPEGTVEQAGDAGQ, from the exons ATGGACGTCCTGAAGAAAGGCTTTTCCATGGCCAAGGAAGGGGTGGTGGCGGCAGCGGAGAAGACCAAGGAGGGTCTGGAGGAGGCGGCCGCCAAAACCAAGGAGGGGGTCATGTACGTGG GTACAAAGACAAAGGAGGGAGTGGTGTCAGGTGTAAATACAG TGTCCCAGAGAACGACCGACCAGGCTAACATAGTGGCCGAAGCTGCTGTCTCCAGCGCCAACGACCTGTCCCAGAAAAcagtggagggggtggagaatGTGGCACTGTCTACCGGCCTGGTCAACCCG GATGAACCTGGGACTAAG GGGGAGCTGTCCCACCCTGAGGGGACCGTGGAGCAGGCCGGAGACGCGGGACAGTAG